In Daphnia magna isolate NIES linkage group LG5, ASM2063170v1.1, whole genome shotgun sequence, the sequence AAGAggacaaaaataattttttcagataAATATTCTTGTAACGTaaacggaaaacaacaggTGCATTGAAGGTTCTGGATCCGGTCGCAACCCTATCaataaataacaataacaaatctGTTGAAATACTATTTTAGTGCGGTAGCACCTCTCAATTATAAGTTCACTACTTGTTAATAtgccgaaatagctcagttgggagagcgttagactgaagatctaaaggtccctggttcgatcccgggtttcggcaggTTGTTatcccatatggtctagtggctaggaTACTTGGCTTTCACCCAAGaggctcgggttcgattcccggtatgggaaaacattttagtttttaattttgttttataacCTAAACATAGAGCACCATTGAAGGAATTATTAGGGCCCTTTAAGGTGCAGCTAAAAAAGTACAGGGAATCGAAAGATGTAATttacaaatgaaaatttaattcaaacgccatttttctttatgaaGTCAGAACAGAGTTAACTTTTTCTGCGTCACCGTCTCAGGTTAGCAATAGAAAGGACGGCATGTATGTGACATTTCTGCCCTTTGGCTTAGAGATgctattttgttttgctggtTTGCTGTCAAAATACCGACTGCAAAattccatttcattttgtttgccaAACCAAATGTGAATTCATAATCAAAAGATCTCGTACTTGGCGGATCTCAATCAATTTTTAGTGCAAATGCGTCATCAATACATTTGCGCTGCAGCCTTGTTTTGACAGGACCAACTGTGTTTACACACCAGCTGGGTTTACACAGCATGTCACGTATCCTACAGGACCATTCCCTTGGATGAACAATGACCAGCATTTTGGATAGGAATCATTCATCGCGCATCCTACCAACCCAAAAGGCGTCTTCACAGATAGAGTTGCGAAACGACAGAAAACGAAACCAGGTAGAACCTGTTTATTATCCTGTTCGTCCTTACCGAACTTAGGCCAGCATTAAAGGTTAagcatttaaaataaactgtTGATGTAAAAAACGACATAGCTACGATAAAAACATagagattttcttcttttgcaaATTTCTGTATGCATTTTTGTGTTAAGTATGTGTCTCTAACAAAAATTTGTCTTATTGCATTAGGATGCCGACGCTGCTCGTCCTACTCATGGTTAGTTCGGTGTTCACCGCAGACCCATCTGCTGCAACGGAGGAATTCGGAATAGACGAAAAAGCTGTTTCTTATTCCGGATTCCAGGTCTGGTCGATTACAGTTCGTTCTAATGGAGAACACAAACTTCTAAGACAAATTATAGAGCAGTACGGTAAGTTAAGCGAATGTTTTTTTATAGTCTGAATGTTTTCAAGCTtacaataaaatttaattaaatacAGATGTTGAGGTGtggaaagaacaaaaaactgaTAAAGCGGCGATAACTGAATTGCTAGTAGCTCCACAAGTTCAGAGGGTACTAAAAGTGAAACTGACGGAAGCAGATATCAGCTATGGAATCAAGATCAACGACCTGCATACTGTCATCGACAACGGGAATGAGAAGCACAACATGAGCTCTCTTAACACAAAAACCGGTAGGAAATCGTTTAAATTAGCATAGTTTAGAATTAGATTAGTATTACACACACCTTCGTAATTTTACTGAATTGCATAGCAAAAACttgcaattgaaaaataaataaataatcgTAATAAATCATCTGGTCGCGATTAAGATTCGCATATTGTCTCGTTCTCGACATGCATAGCCTATTTAAGAGAGTATAACAGGTGACCGTCTTATTTCTTCCAAGTGATATTAATTTAATGCAATCTAAACAGTTTTTCAGCTACCATTGTGTAAATCTTCTTGATCACTGCAGGCCACAGCATGGACTGGACTAAATATCACCGATTAGCCGACATCTACGGTTACCTGAATTACCTAGCATCCACTTACCCTAGTCGCGTTGAGTTGATCAACATTGGTACCTCGTACGAGAAGCGACCGCTCTACGTTGTTCGCATTTTTAATCGCTCTTCATCTGTCGTTAAGCCCGCCGTTTGGATTGACGGAGGTATTTCCCCCACAACAatatagacaatttttttcaatcattgTTAAAGGTATAACCTTGTGGATTTTAAGGAATTCACGCAAGGGAATGGATTTCCCCGGCTTTGGCTACTTATATCATCCGGCAACTAGTTGAAGTGCCAGCCAACGAGGCTCTTTTGTGCAACGTGGACTGGTTCATTATGCCCGTCATGAATCCCGATGGTTAttataaattaaatttttattttattttttatttttaatatattGATTTAAATAAAGTGTTTTACTAAAAGGTTATGAATATTCGCATGCCTTCAATCGGCTTTGGCGTAAAACTCGTTCTGTGACGAGCTGGACAAGCTGTCGTGGTGTAGATCCGAATCGTAACTTTGGTTATAAGGTGAGCTTGAAATATTGCTGTTTTCATTATTAAAATCGCAATTTGCCtaacttttttcttatttctctaTGAAAACTGCAATGCCTTTTCATCCAGTGGGGGGGGTCTGGGAACCAGCACGAACCCATGCTCGGACGTCTACAAGGGCACTAGAGCCTTCTCAGAGCCGGAGACTTTTGCTACCTCAAATTTTATCAAAGGCAAAGCCAGTTCCATTAAAGTAAcatcttctatttttaaaaaagccaAATGTGCATTAAGGTTTCTTCAATTTCTAATCATCGTGTTTTTCCCAGCTTTACTTGACCCTGCACAGCTATGGCCAGGCTGCTCTGATTCCTTGGGGTTATAACGTCGTTTACCCGTCTGATTATTCCGATATGTTGGAGCTAGCCAAAAGTGCCGTGTCCAAATTCACTAAATATAGATATAGGGTTGGTAATGCAGCCGCTATTTATTATCCTGCTGCAGGTATATCTCACTTTGCAAAACAGTGCACGTCATGATGAAATCTCTGGCTTTGATTACCTCTTTTCCTCTGTTGCTTTTCAGGTGGTTCGGACGATTGGGCCAAATCGATTGGCATCAAATACAGCTACACCTTTGAGCTGTCTGATACCGGTGCCTACGGCTTCCTTTTACCGGCTTCTAATATTTTGCCAGTATGTCAGGATTTCTTCCCCGCTTTGGATGTCTTTGCTGCTAAAGTAGCAACTATGAAAGTTtgaaataattattttaatattttgatATCTAAATCAAACACAATACGTTAGTGGTGAATATTTTCTCCGATTTATCCCTGGTTTTCTTGCATGCGCTTTAGGAAAAACTACGACATACTTTGAAAAAAGTTTAGCAATAGTCTAAAgctataataaaaaaattaactcacaAGCTATCTCTCCCTGCTTCTACTCGCAGACAACGTTACTTTATTAACCCTGAACCCACAACACTTGTACATTAACACACACTTACATAGAGCAGTTATGTACGTGGGAATTTAGACAAGATACATAGATAGGGATAATGTAAATAGAGAGACAGTACCTTCACAGTATAGATCGTAGAAGCAAGTAACCCGAGAGATATTAACAGACCTCTCCACTACAGCTGTGGAGATTAGTACTAAACCGTAGTACCACTCTGGTGgccaaaagggaaaagatgaGAAGCGGGTTTGGACTTTACTTTACACTCTCCCTCGAACACGGTTCTCTTATTCCTTCAATAATGTTCCGACGCCAATTCTTCCTCGTATGTCGGTGAAAGCGGGTGCCGGCAGAGGCTTGGTGAATATGTCAGCAAGTTGGTTTGATGACTCGACGTACTGCAGGCTGATCTGGTTCTTCTCCTGGTAATCCTTGATGAAGTTGTACCGCACGTTGATATGACGGGTTCGCTGATGGAATTCTGGATTTTTCACACGCCGAATGGCGCTTTGATTGTCGCAGAAGATGGTAACAGGTGTTGGTGTTTTGGATGTCACGGTTGAAAGGTATAGCTCTTCCGTCTCAAGCTCCGTTTCTAGTAGGCCAAGCCAGATTGCGGTCTGTGCCGCTTTAGTGGCTGCAATGTATTCACTCTCAGTAGTGGAGAGAGCGACGCAGGTTTGTTTGGAGCATCCCCAGGAAACAGGACCGCctttgtaaaagaaaatgttaccTGACGTTGATTTGGAATCATCTAAGTCACCGGCATAATCAGCATCAGTATATCCAACAACACATTCTTCTCTTCCACCAAGCCACAAACCGTAGTCACACGTAGCTTTCAGATAAGCAAGGATCCGTTTCACGCCATTCCAGTGAGCCGGCTGGGGGTTTTCGCAGAACTTGGCTACTTGAGAGACGCTATAGGAGATATCAGGACGAGTAGTTGTTGACAGATATAGTAAGGCGCCCACGACCGATCGATACTTTGTTGacggcttcttcttcttctctcccTCACTCTTCGGGACCATTGCAGCGCTAAGACGAGCATTAGAGTCAGCAGGAGTAGATTTGGGGTTGCAGTTGACCATGCCGTGTTCTTCAAGTATGTCCATGATCAGATGAGTCTGCGATATGAAAATTTGGCGGTTTTTTCTGTCGCGTACTACGTTGATACCAATGAATCTTTCAAGCGGAAGGAAGTGAACTTGGAACTCAGCACTCATGAATTGTGAGAATGTCTCGAGCGATCCACCTAGAGTACTGCCATAAACCAAATCATCGACAAATTTAATTAGaatagatttttcttctttgctggTACGGACAAAGATGCAGGTGTCCGCTGATATTGGCTTCAAACCAAATTTCCGGATAGCCTCTTCCAGTCGTTTGCTCCAGAGTCGAGGGGCCTGCTTGGTACCGTAGAGTGCCTTAAGAAGGCGACACACGTGATCCTCTTTGCCGGGTTCGATGAATCCTTCGGGTTGTGTCATATACACTGGCTTGTCGAGAGTTGCATTAAGGAACGCTGTCTTGATGTCAATCTGGATGATGTCCATGTCGAGAGTGGCCATCAGAGATAGAGTTGCACGAACGGTCTCGGAGCGTGGGACAGGTGCAAACGTCTCGTCAAAATCAATCCCATAGCGTTGACGACAACCAACTGCTGTGAGTCGACCTTTGAAGCGGGCCGGAACTTCTCCATACCCTGGCTTGTACTTCCCGATCCATTTGTGTCCGATGACGTTGCTGTTGGTTGGTATTTGAGATCGCAGCACGAGCTCCCACGATTTGTTTTCGATAAGTGACTGGTACTCCTCCTCGAAGGCCTTCATCCATTGGGCAGCATACTTGGACTGGACCGCTTCTTTATAGGACTTAGGCTCATCCACATCCGATTCAAAAAGCTCTCCTGAGCCACTGGTCGACGCAGTTTTTCCGCAAGATTTCTTAGATTTTAATAACTGAATCCGCCGCGACCTTCGATAGTTATGCTGAATGTCGACCGGGTTGATACTGCTGTTTTGACTAGATGCGGCTGGTACAGGCGTCGCTATTTCTATCTCAACAGCTTTCTCACTATCCGAAGGTACAGCAGGAGGCACATCCGCGATGATGTTCGGAATTGGTTCAATGATTCCTTCTTCTTCCAAGGCAGGTTGCTCgggattttcttcttgttcagCGTTACGATGCATGTTGAGAACTTCCATAACGATTTGAAACGGGTCACACGGGTTGAAGTTTGTTTCAGCAGCGTTGGTTGTGTCACCGATGAGTATTGATTCATCGAAGGATACGTCACGAGAGATGATGATCTTCCTTGTTACAGGGTCCCATAGACGCCATCCTTTGATGTTGTCACAGTATCCTACGAACCAGCACGCAACAGCTTTTGGTTCCAATTTTTTTCGCACTGCGTCTGGAACATGAGCATAGGCTCGACAACCTAGAATGCGGAGATGAGCAACAGACGGTTTTttgttaaataatttttcgtACGGAGTGACGTCTGATATTGAACTGACAGAACGGTTCCTGACATAAACGGTGGCACACAGGAACTCACCCCATAGCTCCATCAGATGTCTGCCAGTGTTCTGAGGCAGTTGGTtgctgttgttattgttgtacaTGGAGCTGCGAACACCGTCCATTAGAGTACGGTTTGACCTTTCAGAAACTCCATTCTGTTGTGGGGTGTAACGATTGGTAGTTTGGTGGATAATGCCTTTCTGCTTTTTCCAGGTAGCCAGTCGTTCACCTTCGTACTCACGTCCTTGATCTGTCCTTAGGATTTTAATCAGCTTGCCAGTTTGATTCTTGATGCGCTCGTAGAACTCCATGATGTGCTCCACGACtccattcttcttcttaatGAGTTTGACGTCGGTGTAGTTGGTGTAGTCGTCTTTTAGTAGAGAGTAATACTTGAAGTCATCAAACGTAGATACATGTAATGGTCCTCCAACATCGCCATGAACGAGTTCACATACTTCTGTTGCTTTTACATGTCCTTCGGTTGGAAAAGGtgttctatgcagtttaccaAATATGCACGCCTCACAGGAGAAAGAGAGATCATCATCTTCAAGTCCAAGGTCCTTTACTGCATCCGTTTTCTTCATTCTCACAATGTCCTTGCAATTGAGATGGGCAAATCTCTGATGAACCGTTCCAATTTTCAGTTTGGCCGCGTTAGCGGAATCCTCTCGTTCTTTGTTATTGGCAGATATTTGTAGATAATACAGCGTTTCACCAATTCTTTGACCAACAATTACTGTGTTTTGATTGACAGACAGAGTTACCTTGGTTTCAGAGAAAAGCACATTCATGCCAGCAGCTGTAGCACAGCCAATCGAGAAAAGACTTGGTCCGATGCCAGGGACGTGTAGAACTTCTTGTAGTTCACCATAGACCGGTTTGCCATTGACAAGGGCAGTCACCTCAATAGTACCGATTCCTAATGCTGATAGCACGACTCCACCGATACCGTTCACCTTCCATGTTCCTGGTGGTATCTCTCGATAGGTTGTGAAGAAGGATTTTTGCTCAGTCATATGGTGTGTTGCGCCAGAGTCAGCTAGCCAGTGGGACGGACGTTGGGCCATAAGACAGAGGGATGAGGACACAGCTCCAAATGATTTTCCATCTGATCGGTTTTTGTTGAAACTGTCGTCCCTAgcttgttttctctcttcacTTCGTTTCTCAGGGCAGTTGAACGCCTTATGACCAGGTTGATCACATTTGTAGCAGATAACTTGCGGCCTTTGTTCATTTGATGAATCGTGATGTTGATTTCCCCTACGGCCTCCATAATTATGATGTGTTCCTCTTCCACGAACACCACCTCGTCCGCTTCTTCCACGTGAGTAGCCACCTCTATGGCCTCTAGCAGCACGACCCTGATCAGTGTGGTTGGTTATCTGTGGCGCACGGGTGGCGAAAAAGGCAGTATCTGCAGGATCATCTTCTCCTCCATTTCGTTCGATGCTCATGATCTCTTCTCCGACTAATCTGGTGGTCAGATTGTCGATCGTTTGTTCAGCAGGAGGTACACTCTGCCAGGCAGACAAGAAAGGTCTGTAACTTGGTGGAAGTGTTGCCAGGATCTTCATGACAACTTGTTGTTCTGACACTGCAGAGTTGAGGTTTCTTAGTTCTTCAGCCATTGTCCTCACTCTGTTGACGTGACTCAACACgttgtttcctttttcataTCGGTAATTCGTGAATTTACTCAACAGCAGGTTTGCATTCGCAGCAGCTGCTTGAGCAAATTGGAGTATAAGCCGATCCCACATATCAGCAGCTGTACGACTCCCTTCAACTAGCACCTGTAGTTGAGGCTCGATGTTGCAGTAGATGATCATCCTGGCATCAACATCTTTCTGATCCCAAACATCAATAAGGGCCTGATTCGTCACCACACCAGCATCGTTCAGAATCTGTAACAATCAGACCAATTTAAGTTTAGTCTCAATTAGACACAGTAGTACGATATGGCTAACACTAAACGAAGAGCACACACATGTACATAGCCATTCAATACCACACTGTGTTGATTGCAGTAGTAAGATATGACAattcagattttcttttgtcattCTTTACATCACTACACATCAGTTTTCCTACAGCCGTAAGACATAGTATGTTCATGGGAACACTCTATTACATACTCAGCTGTCTTCAGTGATTTCTGTGTTATCACTAtacttttgttttcctacAGCCGTAAGATATAGTGTATTCATGAGAATACTCTATTACATACTCAGCTGTCTTCAGTGGATTTCTGACAGATCACTTTAGTCACCACATCAAGTCATATAACATGATCAATACACAACAATAATTACCTCAGCTGGTTTAAGTTCCTGTCTCAGTGTCACACGAAACAGCTTGCTTCTTTCAAGCAATATTGATATGCCATATCTCCATGAACCCCAGTTCAACAAGTTAAGTTTGGCGATGTGTCTCACCTCACCAACTGGAGGTCCAACATTTGCCATCGTtaatgtttcgttttttttttttttctaacaaaaaaaaaacacacattaGACAGGGAGCTACATGTAGGCCtacacaaacaacaaaatcagCAGGTCCAATGACTTagatgcaaaagaaaaactgcgATGGATTTCTACTGTACACTTAGTCTATTTGTATACTCCCTAGTCCCAGGCAGGCCTTGCATGAGGTTGTAAAATTAAAAGCCAGTATGTGCACAGACGTgttacccccaaaaaaaaaaactggggcCTAAGTACTAACAATATCGAGTAATTtcaacaaatatacttctagCAATaactgggcccataacctaataaaaaaattaactcacaAGCTATCTCTCCCTGCTTCTACTCGCAGACAACGTTACTTTATTAACCCTGAACCCACAACACTTGTACATTAACACACACTTACATAGAGCAGTTATGTACGTGGGAATTTAGACAAGATACATAGATAGGGATAATGTAAATAGAGAGACAGTACCTTCACAGTATAGATCGTAGAAGCAAGTAACCCGAGAGATATTAACAGACCTCTCCACTACAGCTGTGGAGATTAGTACTAAACCGTAGTACCACTCTGGTGgccaaaagggaaaagatgaGAAGCGGGTTTGGACTTTACTTTACAAGCTACGATGCTATGCGACGTAACCAATTTATCGCAAATATATGTCGTTAGCTGTCCCTCATAAATAATTCATGGTCCTAGTGAAATAAACTGTGCATTGTTGGATATATCTGAATTAACTTATTTGTGGAAAAAcctgttttcctttttagaGTCTGTCATCTTCACGAAGAGTAATCACAAATCTTATATCATTATAATTTAGGTATAACATTTGCATTTGAGTAATCTGTCTTATGTGATCACATCGAAGCACGGCGGAATTGACTTGAAACCGCATGTTTCAGTGAAAAACGTTTGAAGAAATaacgtaaaataaaaaaaatgaattggtggcttaAAAGATGGTCACATGAACTTAATTTTGAAACGTAAGGTATAACTGCAAACGAATTAGCAACAGAAGGTGAAATGAGAAAACGGATATCCTTGTAGTTGCAACAACTGAAATGCTGGATTGCACACGTCTGGTCGAAGTGCGTCACAGACTTATTCGTCAACAGACACAAATGTTTCGGTACCCCTTTTGTTctgcacaaagaaaaaaaaacttaggGTACTTACTCTTTGCGCTCGCGTGTTTAAAAGGGCGCACAAACGAAAGCGTTGACAACAGCTCATTTCCCTCGTTTCTGCTCTCAAGTAAGTAACACTTCAAGGAGAGCTCTTTGGAACCAGTAATCGAACTACACATCACTTGCACATCAGGTAAgaatagatttaaaaaattattctaaggTTCTGTAGTAATTGGCATTATTTGGAGTAATTCTAACGTAAACGTCTTCCATCAATTTAGATTTTAATTATTCAAAAACTTTGCAATTCGTACAAGCCCACAATATATAAGCCCATTTAAATTCTCTCGCTGTGCAAACGTCTGAAAGACAAAGTACAAAACTGCCTGTTGACTAACTGATTTTAAGTGACTTTTTAATTACTTTATTCAGCGTCTGATGATGTCGCTATTATTTGCAATTGCGCTGGGCTGCGTATTTATCACCAGCCAAATCGTGGCGAAAGAAAGCGAGCTGGTTTCCTATTCGGGATTCCAGGTTTGGAAAATCAAACCTAGTTCCGAGGAAGATCGGCAATTGGTTTCGGAAATGATAGATTTGTATACTAAGTCGAATGTTTTATACATAACAGAGTATTAAAGCCTATCTTAACCCAAATGATTACGTATGTTTCACGTAAACCGTAAAAGAACTTCAAATGTGGAATGAAAGACAAATTCCGGACGAACCAATCGATGTTCTAGTACCGCCACAGAGTCGGAAGAAACTAAATTCTAAACTGGCTGATCGCAAAATCCCGTAAGTCGTCGCCCACGGCGACTTGCAGACGGTTATCGACAACCAAAATACAAACACCAACAAGAACACTTCTGATACGAAAGCCGGTTATATTTTACTAGCATTCATTATAGTCgcctaattaaaaaaacaactgatTTTTGCAAAACAGCATATAATTTGGATTGGACGAGCTATCACAGACTGAGCAACATTTACGCTTTCTTGACTTACCTGAACACCACTTACCCGAGGCTTGTCCAATTAATAAATATCGGTTCCTCGTATGAAAAACGCCCACTGTACGTCATTCGAATCTCCAGCTCTCCTTCACCAGGCACAAGACCTGCAATCTGGATTGATGGAGGTATTATCTCTGCCCACCGATATTCTAGATTTTTACAATAATCAGAATCCAATTGTTTCCTAGGATTTCACGCAAGAGAATGGATATCGCCAGCTGTCGCCACCTACATTATCCAACAGTTAGTAGAAGTGCCGGCGAACGCCAAGCTCTTGTCCAACGTCGACTGGTACATCATGCCCGTCGTAAATCCGGATGGGTATGACCAGTTATCCTTGTAATTTTTCACGGGAATCggtcaaaaatataaaaatccGAGTTTCAAATTGAAAGGTTATGAGTATTCACACACGAGAGATCGTCTTTGGCGCAAAACCCGTTCCATGACGAGCAACCCAGCCTGTCGCGGTGTTGATCCAAACCGTAACTTCGGTTATAAGGTATATTCTGGTTTCTAATGTTCCAGAGTTTTAGCAAACGTTTTTTTACCTCTGTAAGCATTTCAAATGATTTAGTGGGGTGGTATGGGCGCGAGCACTAATCCGTGCGAAGAGACCTACAGAGGTACGAAAGCCTTTTCTGAGCCGGAGACTCTTGCAACTTCCAATTTTATCTTGTCGAAAAAGAACCAGATTAGAGTAAGGCTTTTACTTTACCGACCATGATGAGTTAATATGTTTTGCTTTACTAATAATAACGCGACATTAAACAGCTGTACCTGACACTGCATAGCTATGGGCAGTACGCGTTGATTCCTTATGGATACGACGTCGTTTATCCACCTGATTATAACGATCTGTTGGCACTTGCTAACAATGCCGCATCTAAATTTGTGAAATACACATATACAGTTGGTAATTCGGCCGCCCTGCTTTACGCAGCCTCAGGTGATTAATTGAAATTTCAGCTTAAAATGTTTCAACAATTTAATGACGAGACTGTTCTTCTGTGCAAAGGTGCTTCGGATGACTGGGCCAAATCGATTGGCATCAAATACAGCTATACCTTCGAGTTGCCAGACAAGGGAACAtacgattttcttttgccgGCATCGGACATTTTACCTGTGTGTGAAGACTTCTTCCCCGCTTTCGATGTTTTTGCTGCCAAAGTAGCCACTTGCTGTGGCGTGGTTACTACCACGATCAAACTGAGGACCACCCCTACCACACGCAAGACCACTGCCACCACACGCAAGACCACCACTAGACGTCAGCCTACGACCGCTACTTCAAAACGTACCACGACTAAATGCCCTTGTGTCTGTGGCTAGATGAGGAGTCTATAAATGGCTTGCTGCTGAACGCTGACATCTTCGTCTCGACGATGTCCACCCAATTCAGAATTGACATAAACTTTGTTACACACGGCCTGGCAGAAATCCCTACGAGTAACTTtgatattttcatttgattggTAATAAACAAAACATGCATCATTCACTCTGCTTTATGTATTGTATGGTCGGCACTGACTGCTTAAAATCCTAGTCTTTATGATCAATGAAATGAAGGTTAAAAAAACATTCCGTAGTCAGCAGCGTATAGCCTATGTCTGATGCCTGTAGTGGCGCTAACCAGTAATGAACTTTTTCATATATGCTTATGAAACCCATTAGCCTACTATTAGTGAAAATATTGGAAAATGTGAGTTAAAGGGGAACACGAGCAGGCTGACTGGATAAGTAAGCTAACCAAACAGCCATCAATgaaaatttttgcattttctgtGTACTTTTTCCCTCTGCGTGAAAGTCAAACGACAACATTGTATCATAATGACGATGTGATTAAAATCCATTTAGGGGCTTTGAATCAGTTGATGGCCAACTTTAAGTTGATAGAAAAagatttgtttaaaaaatttccagCCAGATCAGTTATCCGTAATGGTGTGGCGTGAATCCGGTAAACCAATTAGCTTTTATTCTTGTTAATCCAGTTCATGAAGCAACTGACACGCGCATAATATCCAGGTTCTGCTGTACAGCCGCCGTTACCTCCACCGCTGACAACACCGACCAGAACTCCGCCAACGACTAGGGGGCCACCACTATCACCCTATATACAGCGTTTACACACGGAATCACAATGCTATAGCGTAACCATCGTTCAACCAATGATGGTTACATATACGTATTATagtacgaaaaaaaaggacttaCGTTGCAAGAACCCTTGGCATCCCCAAAAGCGCAAATTTCCGAGTTGCTGATTTTCATCGGCtggtttttatatttttcttggCATTGAATATTGCACATAACAGTGAGCCTCACTTGCATTAAAGTGCTAGATACCTGTCCTGTCCCTGTTTTATGAGCACATACAACTTGTTAAGAACGTACCTTTGCCTCATTGTTAGAGTtaagaaatcatttttttgtgttatgtAACGAAGCTCAGTTTCACATCTCTTGTGTGTGAAAGTAGTTTAGCCTTTGAATTACCTGGGGTAGTTTTTCCCCATCCGCTGAGCGTCGCAGTCTTTCCAACATAATCTTTTGAATTGCATCT encodes:
- the LOC123472169 gene encoding LOW QUALITY PROTEIN: carboxypeptidase B-like (The sequence of the model RefSeq protein was modified relative to this genomic sequence to represent the inferred CDS: inserted 2 bases in 1 codon); its protein translation is MPTLLVLLMVSSVFTADPSAATEEFGIDEKAVSYSGFQVWSITVRSNGEHKLLRQIIEQYDVEVWKEQKTDKAAITELLVAPQVQRVLKVKLTEADISYGIKINDLHTVIDNGNEKHNMSSLNTKTGHSMDWTKYHRLADIYGYLNYLASTYPSRVELINIGTSYEKRPLYVVRIFNRSSSVVKPAVWIDGGIHAREWISPALATYIIRQLVEVPANEALLCNVDWFIMPVMNPDGYEYSHAFNRLWRKTRSVTSWTSCRGVDPNRNFGYKWGXGLGTSTNPCSDVYKGTRAFSEPETFATSNFIKGKASSIKLYLTLHSYGQAALIPWGYNVVYPSDYSDMLELAKSAVSKFTKYRYRVGNAAAIYYPAAGGSDDWAKSIGIKYSYTFELSDTGAYGFLLPASNILPVCQDFFPALDVFAAKVATMKV